From Microscilla marina ATCC 23134, one genomic window encodes:
- a CDS encoding TetR/AcrR family transcriptional regulator yields MQKDEEIQEFILQKAKKLFQRYGLKKTTMEEIAKAAGKGKSTLYYYFKSKDEIFEAVVKQETEQLHKELKELTSQANDVQTRLKLYCITHLQKLKEKVNLYQIVFSELSDQMGMMYELRKKFNHFELDFLTQILTEGVENNEIELSREDIEWFAVVMSAAMKGIETHLVLFEQHPNLEDKAGKMIDMFYHGIKRRK; encoded by the coding sequence ATGCAAAAAGACGAAGAGATACAAGAATTTATATTGCAAAAAGCCAAAAAGCTGTTTCAACGTTATGGGTTAAAAAAAACCACCATGGAAGAAATAGCCAAAGCTGCGGGTAAGGGTAAAAGTACGTTGTACTATTACTTCAAAAGCAAAGATGAGATTTTTGAGGCAGTAGTAAAACAAGAAACTGAACAATTACACAAAGAGCTTAAGGAGCTGACTAGTCAGGCAAACGATGTGCAAACCCGGCTAAAGCTTTATTGTATCACACATTTGCAAAAGCTCAAAGAAAAGGTAAATCTGTATCAGATTGTGTTTAGTGAGTTGTCAGACCAAATGGGCATGATGTATGAACTGCGTAAAAAGTTCAACCATTTTGAGTTAGATTTTTTGACTCAAATATTGACTGAGGGGGTTGAAAACAATGAAATTGAACTAAGTAGAGAAGACATAGAATGGTTTGCGGTAGTAATGTCGGCAGCTATGAAAGGCATAGAAACCCACTTGGTACTGTTTGAACAACACCCCAACTTAGAAGATAAAGCGGGTAAAATGATTGACATGTTTTACCACGGAATCAAGCGACGCAAATAG